DNA sequence from the Chitinivorax sp. PXF-14 genome:
CATCCTGCTCTTTGCGCCCGCTGCATTCTTCAACCTGCGTGAAGTATTCCCGTACTACGAATTCGACCAGGCGCGCGGCCTGATCAAGTACAAGCGCCAGGAAGCGGACAGCTGGATGGAATACCAGCCGACGCCGGAAGAAGCCGCCCGTGCCAAGCGTTTCTTCGAACAGAAGCAACCCTAAGCGCGGCCAGCCTGCCAGGCTGACAGGCTGGCTTGCCGGCCTGTCGCTGGTCGCCAGCGTGCTGCTGGCCGGCTGCCAGAGCCCCCCCGCCAGCCCGCCACAGACGCCGCTGGCGGGGGTGTTCCGCTTCGCGCTGACGTTTGACGATGGGCCGAGCACTCGCCCCGACTACAACCCGACACTCGACATCCTCGACCTGCTGGCGCGCAACGACGTGCAGCCCGGCATCAAGGCGGCATTCTTCGTACAGACGCGCAATGCCAACGGCGGCGGCAGTGAAGCCGGCCAGGCGATCATGCGCCGCATGCAGGCAGACGGCCATGTGCTCGGCCTGCACAGCGGCGACCCGCGCGGCCACGTGGGCCACCTGCGGCTCACGCCGGATGCGCTGCGGCAGACGCTCGACGACGGCAAGGCCGATATCGAGTCGATCACCGGCCGGCCAACCGAGCTGGTGCGCCCGCCCTATTTCGCCTATTCGCCCGAGACCTTCGCCATCTACCGCGCGGCCGGGCTCAGGATGATGCTGACCGATGTCAGCGCCAACGACGGCGTGATCCACGTGTTCAACATCAGCTTCCGCCGCCGGAGCCACATGCAGGCCGAGCTGCGGCGCATACGCGAGTTCGCGCAGCGCGGCGAGCTGCCCGCCATCGGCGGCGTGACGCCGATTGTCGTGACCTTTCACGACCCGAACCCGTTCACCGCCGAGCATTTCA
Encoded proteins:
- a CDS encoding polysaccharide deacetylase family protein translates to MPSVSSNRSNPKRGQPARLTGWLAGLSLVASVLLAGCQSPPASPPQTPLAGVFRFALTFDDGPSTRPDYNPTLDILDLLARNDVQPGIKAAFFVQTRNANGGGSEAGQAIMRRMQADGHVLGLHSGDPRGHVGHLRLTPDALRQTLDDGKADIESITGRPTELVRPPYFAYSPETFAIYRAAGLRMMLTDVSANDGVIHVFNISFRRRSHMQAELRRIREFAQRGELPAIGGVTPIVVTFHDPNPFTAEHFTEYLHILTDAARDAGLPLDATPFYDDTAALRAALLFKARSE